Genomic segment of Streptomyces alboniger:
GGTATCGCGGTGGCCACGACCACGCTGCACGCGGGCTTGAACCAGATGTCGGACGGCTTGCCCGGACGCAGCACCCCGGCGATCGGGAACCGACGCGGACGGGTGGAACGAGGGGACGGCGGCGATGACGGGGGCGGGGGCAAGGGTGGCGTACTGCTCATGCCTAAAACATTAGCAAGTGTTTTACCTGGAAAATATACCTGCCCCGGCGGACGGCGTCTCGCTCCCCCTGTGCTCCCCGTGCTCCCCGTGCACCCCCATGCGCTCGCGTACGGCTCCGCGGGCCTGGGCATCGACCCGACGACACCGTCGACAGGGGGAGGTGCGCGGTGCACGGACCGACGCAGGCCGCCTGGCTGCTCGTCGCGCTGTGCGCGGCGACCGGGGCCTACTGTCTGCTGCGGATGCGCAGCCGGATCGAGGAACAGCGCCGTACCGCGGGCGGCGAGGCGCTCATGGGGTTCGGGATGGCGGTGATGGCCGTGCCCGCCGCGGTGGTCGCGCTGCCGCGCTGGGCCTGGCTCGGCTACGCCGCGGTGTTCGGGGCGGCCGCGCTGCACGCGCTGTGGGCGGCCCGCACGAGCCGTCACCACCTGCACCATCTCGTCGGCGCGTGCGCCATGGTCTACATGTCGCTCGCGATGATCACGACCCCCGGCGCGCACGCGGGACACGGGGGCGCGGGCCTGCCCGTACTGACCGGCGCCCTCCTGCTCTACTTCGCCGGATACGTCCTGTGGTCCGGCGCGCGCCTGGCCCCCGCGGGCACCGTGACGGCGGTCCGGGGTGGCAGCGGCGGCCCGCCCGCCCTCGGCTGGGGCGACCGGCCGGAGCTGGCGCTGGCGTGCAGGCTGTCGATGGGGATCGGCATGCTGGCGATGCTGCTGACGCTCTGACCGCGCCCCGACCGGCCCCGTCGCGCGCTCCCCGGCCGGGGCCTCAGTGCCCGATCAGCGCGGCCAGCGCCGTGAGGCTGTCGATCTGCCAGTCCGCCGCCTCGGCCACGGCCGCGTCGTCCGCCCACAGATGGCCCCACGGGCCGCGGCGGATGTGCGCGGTGCGCAGTCCCGCCTGCTTGGCGGGGAAGACGTCGTGCGCGGGGTGATCGCCGACGTAGAGCGTCTCGCGGGGCCCGGCCTGGGCGACTTCGAGCACCCGCGCGAAGAAGGCGGGGTCCGGTTTCGCCACGCCCCAGTCCCCCGAGGTGACGACGAGGTCGGCGGGCAGATCGAGGTCGCGCAGGAGTTCGGCGGCGCGCGATGTCGCGTTGCCCGCGACGATGACGCGGACGCCGAGCTTGTGGAGACCGCCGAGGGCGGGCCGCACATCCGGATAGAGGTCGCTCTCGGCCAGATGCTCACCGCGGCCCGCCGACTCGCGCGCGTGGTAGGCGGAGGCGATGTCCATGTCCGGGCTGATGAGCCGCAGCGCGTCCAGGCCGTCCCCGCCCTGCGCGACGACGGCGCCGACGAGCGCGGACACCGTGTGCCTCGGCATCTTCAGCCAGTCCGCCCACGATGCCCAGTAGCGGTCGTCTTTGGTGAGGGTCTCCCCCACGTCGAACACGATGGTCTCGATCATCTTCCGACACTACGGCGTCCGCCCGCGCGTACGGCGGCCGCCACTCGGCGGCGGAACGGAGCGATCCGATCGGAGCCCATTTCGTATGCGAGGTGCGCACATCGGCCGTGGCGTCCATCACTTGAGGAGACAGCCCATACCCCTCGGTAGCCCGGCCCTCATAGGCTGGGCGGCATGATGGTCCCCGTCGCACTGTTGCTGCTGGGCGCCCTGACGGCAGTCGTCGCCCCCCGGATGCTCGCGCGGGCCGACTGGCCGGAGCGCGAACCGGTGGTCGCGCTATGGGCCTGGCAGTGCGTGGTGGCGGGCGTCCTGCTCTGCTGCGCGCTGTCGATGACGCTCAGCGCGGCCGCCGCGTGGCAGGCCGTGCGCGGCCACGTCTTCGCGCCCGCCCCGCACGCCGTGGTCGAGGCGTACGCTCTCCAGGCGCCGGGTCCCTGGGCGGCCGCCACCGCCGTGGCGCTGGCCTGCGGCGGCGTGTGGACCGCGGCGATGCTGACCCGGGAGATCGCACTGGCGCGAGCCCGCCGGGCCGGGCGCCGGGCCGAGCTGCTCGTGCGTGCCCCGCTGTTGCCCGGGGAGGAGCCGGGCGCCGACCGCCTCGTCGTCCTGGAGGGCGAGCGCCCGGACGCCTGGTGGCTGCCGGGTCAGGCGCCTCAACTGGTCATCACCACCGCCGCGTTGCGTCGCCTGAAGGGCCGTCAGCTCGATGCCGTGCTCGCGCACGAGCAGGGGCACGCGCAGGCCAGGCACGACTGGCTGCTGCACTGCTCGGGCGCGCTGGCCGCCGGCTTCCCGCAGGTACGGGTGTTCGCCGCGTTCCGCGACCAGATGCACCGCCTGGTGGAGCTGGCCGCCGACGACGTGGCGTCACGCCGCTTCGGGCGGCTGACGATCGCGCTCGCCCTCGTCGAACTGAACGAGGACCGCGGCGTGTTCGGCCCCTGCCCGACGCCGCACGCACACGTCCCGCACCGCGTGCACCGGCTGCTCTCCGCCCACCCGCGCCTCACCACCGCCCGCAGACTGCGCCTGACGGCCACCGCGGCGCTGGTCCCGGTGATCCCCGTCCTCGTCACCTTCGTACCGGGTCTGCGGGCGCTGGGCTAGGCCACGTCCCGCGGGCCGGGGTGCGTGCGCCCGGAAGCCTTCCGCGAGGCGGGCGCGGGGCGCCGTGGGCACCCCGCGCGATCGCGGGTACCCGCACCGGGCCGTCCCGGGCGACGCCGCGCCGCCGGCCCGGAGATGGTTTCCATCCCATTCCGTCGGCGAGGATCCCCTTATGCACCCCGCGTCACTGGACTCCCCCACCCGACCGCCCGCCCACCGGGCCGCGCGCGCCGCGGCGCTGTTCTGCGTCCCCTCCCTCCTGCTGCTCCTGCTGGTGGCGCTGGAGTGGAAGCCGCTGATCTCGCTCGACGAGGGCATCGCCCGCACCACGCACCGCTGGGCGGTGGCCGACCCGGGTCTCACCCGGGCGAGCCGGATCCTCACCGACTGGGTGTGGGACCCATGGACGATGCGCGCGCTGTGCGCGGTGACCGTCCTCTGGCTCGCGGCACGCGGCGCCCGCCGGCTCGCGCTCTGGTTCGCGGGCACCTGTGTGGCGGCCTCGGTGGTGCAGCAGGCGCTGAAGGCCGCGGTGGACCGCCCTCGTCCGGTGTGGTCGGACCCCGTCGACTCCGCGCACTACGCGGCGTTCCCCTCCGGCCACGCGATGACGGCGGCGGTCGTCTGCGGAATGCTGCTGTGGCTGCTGCGTCTGTACGGGGTGGGCCGCACCGCGTGGCGCGCGGCCGTGACCCTCGCCGTGCTCTCGGTGACCGGGGTGGGGGTGACCCGCGTCTGGCTCGGCGTCCACTGGCCCACGGACGTCCTCGGCGGCTGGCTGCTCGGCGCACTGACGGTGGCGCTGGCCGTCACGACGTACGCGTACGGGCCCGGCAGGCATGGCGCGAGCGGCTCTTGACCGGTCGTCGGGCACCCCCGGAGGATCCTGGCTATGACGATCAAGGGCGCACTCTTCGACTTCTCCGGAACCCTCTTCCGCATCGAACCCACCGAAGCCTGGCTGCGCGCCGTGGCCGACGATCTCGGAGTGCCGTTCGCCGAAGACGAGTTGGCGCGGGCCGCGGCCGGCCTGGAGCGGGTGGGAGCGATGCCCGGCGGGGCCGTACCGGTCGCGGTGCCCGCGCGTCTGGCCGGGCTGTGGGCGCAGCGCGACCGGAGCGCCGAGCAGCACCGCGCCGCCTACACGGGGGTCGCCCGGGAGGTGGCGCTGCCGGATCCCCGGCTGTACGACGCGCTGTACGAGCGGCACATGACACCCGAGGCGTGGCGTCCCTACGGTGACGCGGCGGAGGTCCTGGCCGGACTGCGCGACCGGGGTGTCCGGGTAGCGGTGGTCAGCAACATCGGGTGGGATCTGCGGCCCGTCTTCCGCGCCCATGGGTTCGACGCGTATGTGGACGCGTACGTCCTGTCGTACGAGCACGGCATCCAGAAGCCGGACCCGCGCCTGTTCGCGCTGGCCTGCGAGGCGCTGGGAGCCGATCCCCGGGACACGCTGATGGTGGGTGACGACCGACGGGCCGACGGCGGGGCGGCGGCGCTCGGGTGCGCGCTGCACTTCGTCGACCATCTGCCGGCCGACCGGCGCCCGGACGCGCTGCGGCCGGTGCTCGACCTGGCCGGGTGAGGCGTCGAAGACCTCGTCGAACCACCGGTGGGCCCTGTGGAACCACCTGGGAGCAGGCAACACTCCCCCGCGGTGCTGCCTGCCCCAGGCTGGTTCGACCCACGCGTGGCCTGATGAAGGCCTCGGTGCGGGACACGCCGAGTATACTGGCTCAGAGCCAGTCAACGCAGGAGTTACGGAATGTCCCCGCGTAGCCCGTCGGTCAATGAAGAGTTGCGCAGGCGTTCGCGCGAGCGGTTGCTCCAGGCCACGGTGGAGCTGGTGGGCGAGCGGGGTTACGAGGCGACGACGCTCGGGGACATCGCCGACCGGGCGGGCGCGGCCCGCGGTCTGGTGTCGTACTACTTCCCGGGGAAGCGCCAGCTCCTCCAGTCGGCGGTGCACCGGCTGATGCACCGCACTCTGGAAGCCGCCCTGGAGCGGGAGCCGATCCCCGAAGACGGCACAGACAGCACGGGCGGCGCGGAGGGTGCGGAGCGGCTGGCGCGCGCCATCGACGCGATCCTGGGCCTGGCCCGGGACGAACCGCTGCTCATGCGCACGCACATGGCGGGCATTCTCCAGGCGGAGGGGTTCGTGCAGTGCCCCGAGCAGCAGCGTCTGGCGGAGCTGCTGCGGGACACCGTCGTGCGGTACGGATCGGATGACGTCGACAGGGACTATCCGCTGCTGCGCGCTCTGCTCATGGGCGCGGTCTTCGCCCTGCTCATCCCGGGCGCGCCGATGCCGCTCGCGACGCTGCGGGCCGAGCTGTTCCAGCGGTACGGCCTGGACTGGGCGCTCGGCGTCCCGCCCAGCGGCGCTCCACCCGATGCCGACGGCGGCGGCGCGGAACGGCTGGGCCGCGCACCCTGACAGCGGGCACCCCGAGTGCGATCCTGAAACCGTCCCGGGGTCGCCTCGCGGAGGGAGCACCAGCGTGCTGCACGTCGCCGTCGTCGGTTCGGGTCCCAGCGGGGTGTACGCCGCGCAGTCCCTCGTCCAGCAGGACCTGGTGCCGCGGGTGCGGGTCGATGTGCTCGACCGGCTGCCCTGCCCGTACGGCCTCGTGCGCTACGGCGTCGCGCCGGACCACGAGAAGATCAAGTCGCTCCAGAACAATCTGCGGACGGTCCTGGAGCACGAGCGCGTGCGCTTCCTCGGGTCCGTCGAGATCGGCCCCGGCGCCCTGCCCCCGGCCAGGCTCCTCGATCTGTACCACGCGGTGGTGTACTGCGTGGGCGCGGCGGCGGACCGCAGGCTCGGGGTGCCCGGCGAGGATCTGCCGGGCAGTCATTCGGCGACCGAGTTCGTCTCCTGGTACAGCGCGCATCCGGACGTGCTGACGGACGGTTTCGAGCAGGACGGTTTCGTACGGGGCGTGGAGTCGGCCGTCGTCATCGGCGTGGGGAACGTCGCGGTGGACGTCGCCCGGATCCTCGTCCGCGGCGTGGCCGAGCTGCTGCCCACGGACATGCCGGACGCGGCGCTCGGCGTCCTCGCGGGGAGCCGGGTGCGCGAGGTGCACATGGTGGGGCGGCGCGGGCCCTCGCAGGCGCGGTTCACCACCAAGGAGCTGCGGGAGCTGGGCGCGCTCCCGGACACCGAAGTCGTCGTGGATCCGGCGGAGTTGGCGCTGGACCCCGCGTACGCCGACCCGTCCGGGCTGCCCGCCGCGAGCCGTCGCAACATCGAGGTGCTGCGCGGCTGGGCCGAGCGCCCGCCACGCGGTCTGCCCCGGCGGATCCGCCTGCGCTTCTTCCTGCGTCCTGTCGCCCTGACGGCCGGGGCCGCGGGCCGCGTCGCCGGGGCGCGCTTCGAGCGCACGCTGCCGGACGGCCGGGGCGGGGTGAGCGGTTCGGGGCAGTACGAGGACATCCCGGCGCAGTTGGTCCTGCGCTCGGTCGGTTACCGCGGGGTGCCACTGGACGGGCTGCCGTTCGACCCCGAGCGGGGCACGGTCCCGCACGCGGCCGGGCGGGTGCTGCGCGACGGGGCGCCGTCGCCGGGCGAGTACGTTGCCGGGTGGATCAAGCGGGGCCCGACCGGCGTCATCGGCACCAACCGCCCCTGTGCCAAGGAGACGGTGCAGTCCCTGCTGGACGACGCCCCCGATCTCGTACGCAGGGGCGTTCCGGAGGATCCGCTGGCGGGGCTGCGCGCGGCGGGTGTGCGGCCGGTGGAGTGGCCGGGGTGGCTGGCGATCGAGCGCGCGGAGGCCGAGCTGGGGCGCTCGCTCGGCCGGGGCGTGGTGAAGATCCCGGACTGGGCGGGGCTGCGGCGGGCGGCGCAGGGGCAATAGGCGGCGGGCGGGCTTTCTCGCGGCTCCCGGTCAGCCGTCGGCGCCGAGCCTCTCCGCCTCGCGGGCGGCCGCGGCGAGGACGCTGTCGAGGAGGCCGGGGAAGAGCGCGTCCAGGTCGTCGCGGCGCAGCACGCTCAGCTTGGCCGTACCCCGGTAGATCTGCCGGATCACACCGCTCTCGCGCAGCACCCGGAAGTGGTGCGTGCTCGTCGACTTGGTGACGGGCAGGCCGAAGTGCGAGCAGGCCAGCTCCGCTCCCTCTTCCCTGGCGAGGTCCCGGACGATCCGCATCCGCATGGGGTCGGCGAGGGCGTGCAGCACCGCGTCGAGCCGGATCTCCTCGGGCTCGGGGTGGGCGAGCGTCCTGCTGCTGGCGGCGGTCGTCATGGCGTCATCGTACGACAGTCACCGTAGTTCGGCATTCACCGTAGTTTGATGTTCGCCGTAGTTTGACATTCACCGTACTACGAGGTCTATCGTACGACTAGAAGACCAGCCGCGAGTAATGGAGTCCGCCGTGAGCGCCCTGTTCGAGCCGTACACCCTGCGATCGCTGACCGTCCCGAACCGGGTCTGGATGCCCCCGATGTGCCAGTACTCGGCGCTCCCGGAGGGGCCCGAAGCAGGTGTCCCGCAGGACTGGCACTTCGCGCACTACGCGGCGCGTGCCGCCGGCGGTACGGGCCTGATCATCGTCGAGGCGACCGCCGTCAGCCCCGAGGGCCGCATCAGCCCGTACGACCTCGGCATATGGAACGACACCCAGGTGGAGGCGTTCCGCCGCACGACGGCGTTCCTCAAGAGCCAGGGCACCGTCCCCGGCATCCAGATCGCGCACTCCGGACGCAAGGGGTCCACGGGGCGCACCTGGACGGGCGGCGGCCCGGTGGGTCCGGAGGAGTACGGCTGGCAGCCCGTCGCGCCCAGCCCGGTCGCCTTCGACGAGCGCCACCCCGTGCCGGCGGAGCTGACCGTCGAGCAGATCCGCGAGGTCGTCGGGCAGTTCGCCGACGCGGCGCGGCGCTCGCTCGACGCCGGTTTCGAGGTCGCCGAGATCCATGGCGCACACGGCTATCTGATCGGCGAGTTCCTCTCCCCGCACAGCAACAAGCGCACCGACGCGTACGGCGGTTCGTACGAGAACCGCACGCGTTTCGCCCTGGAAGTGGTCGATGCCGTACGGGCCGTGTGGCCCGAGGACAAGCCGCTGTTCTTCCGCATCTCGGCCACCGACTGGCTGGAGGAGGCGGGCTGGACGGCCGACGACACCGTGCGCTTCGCGACCGGACTCAAGGAGCACGGGATCGATCTGCTCGACGTGTCCACGGGCGGCAACGCGGCGGGCGTCCGCATCCCCGTCGAGCCCGGCTATCAGGTGCCGTTCGCCGCGCGGGTGAAGGCCGAGACGGATCTCGCGGTCGCCGCGGTCGGCCTCATCACCGACGTGGAGCAGGCCGAGAAGATCCTCGCGGGCGGCGAGGCGGACGCGGTCCTGCTGGGCCGGGAGCTGCTGCGCAACCCGTCGTGGGCGCGGCACGCGGCACGCGAAGTCGGCGCCGAGGTGCACGTGCCGGACCAGTACCACCGGTCCGTCTGAGCACGCCCCGGCCGTTCACGCGGGTCATTCGGGGATGGCCGCCAGGGTGAAGGAGTGGCCCGCCGGGTCGGAGTAGGTGCGGGTGTCCCGCGGACCGCTGTTGTTCTTCGTGTCCACGGGGCGCGCGCCATGGCCGACCGCCTCGCGCTCCGCCTCGTCCATGTCGTGCCGGGCCACCATGATCCTCAGGTGCGCCTGCTGCGAGTCCTCGGGGCGGGGCCAGCTCGGCGGGATGTAGTCGCGCTCCCGGTGGACGGCCAGGCAGACCCCGTTCTCGTTGGTGATCTCGACGTAGTCGGGGTCCTTGCTCAGCCGGACCTCCGCGCCGAGCAGCCCGGCGTAGAACTCGGCGAGCTGCTCGGGCTCCGAACAGTCCAGGACAAGCACGGCGTTCTTGTGAACGGTCATGACGGCCGGGTCCCCCCGCGATTCCCGGCCAAACGGGGGTGACGGGTTACTTCATCCACTCCGCCTCGTACTTCGCGTACGTCCCGTCGTGCGTGGCGAGGTGCACGAACTGGTCGACGTACGCCTTGAACTCGTCGTCGCCGCGCGGGATCGCGTACGCCTTCTCCGAGAAGGTGAACGGCTTCTCCGGGTGGAGGGAGCAGAGTTCGGGGTGGATCCTCGACTGGTAGCGGGTCTCGCTCGCGTCCGTCATCATCACGTCCGCCCGGCCGTCGATGATCTCCTGGAAGATCGTGGTGTTCTCCGGGTGGAGCGTGATCGTCGCCCGCTTGATGTGGGCGCGCGCGAACTCTTCGTTGGTGCCGCCGGGGTTGACGATGACCCTGGTGCCCGGTTTGTCGATGTCCTTCAGCGTCCCCGCGCCGAACCTGCCCTTGTCGGCGCACCGCACGATCGGCGTCTTGCCGTCCTCGCGCGTGGGCTCGCCGAAGTAGACCTGGCGGGCGCGCGGCAGGGTGATCGAGACGCCGCCGACGCCGATGTCACAGCGGCGCGCGGCGACGTCCTTGGTGAGGTTCGCCCAGGTCGTCGCCACGAACTTCGTTTTGGCTCCGAGGCTCTTCGCGAGGTCGCGCGCCATCTCGATGTCCACGCCGCTGTACTTCTTGCCGGCGGGGTCCAGCTTGGTGAACGGCGCGTAGTCGCCGGTCGTGCAGACCTTCAGGACGCCCTTCCTCGGCACGGAGTCCAGCAGGCTGCCGTAGTGGCGGTCCGGGCGCGCGCCCGCGTCGGGCAGAGCGGGCGCGGCGGCGGTGGCGGCCAGCAGGCAGACGAGGGCGGCCAGGGTGGCGGCACGCTTCACGGAGGGCTCCTTCGCGCTACGGACGACGGCTCGTAGGGATCACCCTCGCAGACCCGTTCCCGCCGGTGGACCTTCTTCTCACCCGTCGAGCGGCGCAAGCCGCACGGCGGTCAGATCGGGGCCCCCGCCGGCGTACGCGTCCTCGTCGAACGGGTACAGGGGCCGCTCCACGCGGTGGTGCCCGAGGCGGAGGAGATCCTGGTCGACGCCGCCCGGAGTGAGCGCGAGCAGCCAGTCCGCCGCCATGTCGTACAGCTCGGGCTCCAGGTAGCCGATCTTCACGGCCACGATGTCGTACGTACGAGGGTCGATGCCGAGTCCGCCGTCCCGCGGGCCCATGAAGTCGGCCAGGGTGTGGAACGGCTTGCGCCGCTCGACGAGGATCACGGTGAGGCCGCCGGTGCGGACGGCCGCCATGTCGACCCCGCGGTCGTAGGCGCCGCCCTCCGCGCGGTCCTTCTGATCGGTGGCGTGCTGCAACGCGACGACGGTGCCGGTGAGTTCGTACGGCCCGCCGTGGTGCGCGTCGACCTTGCCGCCGACGCTCAGCGTGACCTCCGCGCCCACGCCCGCCTCGAAGCAGCGGGCTACGGCGGCCGGGTCGGTGATGCCGGGGTGGACGGCGGTGACCCGCCCGGAGCGGATCGCGTCGTTCTCGAGGAGCTTGCCCAGCATGTACGCGAGGTCACCCGCGCCGCCCGCCGTCGGGTTGTCGCCCGAGTCGCTGATCAGGAAGGGGCGCCGGGACGAGACGACCGCCCGCTCGACGCACTCCTCGGCGCTGCCCGTCGGTCCGACGAAGACGAAGTCGCGGCGGGCGTCCCAGTAGCGGCGGGCCAGCTTCTCGGCCTCGGCCGCGGCCAGTCCGGCGTCCTCGCCGGTGACGACGACGGCGGCCTTGCAGCGCGGCTCGTCGGCCCAGGCGTAGCCGACCCACAGCGCGGCGTCGAGGATGCCGGGCAGCTTCTCGATCTCGGCGAGCGAGGCGTAGAGGGACTTGGCGGGCTCCAGGCGGGTGCTGGTCTTCTCGCCGGGCAGGAGCACCGGCACCTGTACCCAGGCGCGGTGCGGGCGGACGCCGTCGCGCAGACAGCGGACGAGGTTGCGGGCCGCGCGCTCGCGGGTCTCCCAGGCGTCCTCGTGCGGGGCGAGACGGTGGGTGGTGAGCAGGTCGACGGGCTCGGCGAAACGGCGCGAGACGTTGCCGTGCAGGTCCATGGCGGCGGAGATCATCGGTCGGCCGGTGCCGTCCGGGGTGCCGACGGAGTCGAGAGCGGCGCGCACCGCCTCGGTGAGGTCGGCCTCGGCGTCGGTGAGCCCGACGACGCTCATCGCGCCGTGGATGTCGTAAACGAGGCCGTCGAGCGGGCCCGCTCGCCGTATGCGCGTGACCAGTTCGTCCTTGAGGGTCAGATACGACGCGGCCTCGACCGGGCCGCCGGGCAGCGAGGTCGCGTGCAGCAGCGGCACCCACTCGACGGCCGCGGCGAGGTCGGAGCCGGGGCGCGTCCAGGTGTAGCGGTCGAGGAGGTCCTGGCCGCGGGTCTGCCGGAAGTCGTCCGTGGTGGAGCGGTGCGGGCAGAAGGTGGACGACTCGATGCCGATGCCGCCGATGCCGATGCGCAGGCGGCGGTTCGTGGTGGGCGTCATGCGGGGGCACTCGCTTCCTGGGGGGCGGGGGCGGCCGGCGAGGTCGGCAGGTGGTGCCGCAGGGCGGTGAGGCCGGCGCCGAGGAGGCCGGCGTCGACGCCGGTGACGGTGGTGGTGATCTCCAGGTCGGCCGTGGCCAGCGGCAGGCACCGTTCGTAGAGCACGCCCCGCACGGCGGCCACCAGGGGTTCGGCGGTCGCGAGGACGCCGCCGAGCGCCACGGCCTGCGGGTTGAAGAAGTTGACGACGACGGACAGGACGGTGCCGATGTGCCGCCCCGCGGTGCGGACGAGGGTGGTGGCCTGCGGGTCGCCGTCCGCGACGAGGCGCAGCAGGTCGCCGGTGTCGGCGGCCTCGACGCCCTGGCGGGCGAGTTCGCGGATGAGGGCGGCGCCGCTGGCGACGGTCTCCAGGCAGCCGATGTTGCCGCAGCTGCACGGGCGGTCGCCCGCGGCGTCGACGCGGACGTGGCTGATGTCGCCCGCGCTGCCGTTGGCGCCGCCGTGCGGGCGCCCCGCGGAGATGATGCCGCTGCCGATGCCGCGTCCGGCCTTGACGACGACGAGGTGGTCGAGTCCGGGGCGGGCGACGCGGTGCTCCCCCACGGCCATCATCGTGGCGTCGTTGTCGACGGTGACGGGGATGCCGAGCCGCTCGGCGAGGACGTCCCTGAGCGGGTAGCGGTGCCAGCCGGGCATGCGGGACGGGCTCAGGACGCGGCCCGTATCCGGTTGCACCGGGCCGGGGAACGCCACACCGAACGCGCGTACGGCACGGCCCTCCTCGCACTGGCGGGCGATGAGGCGGTCGACCTGGCCGCAGAGCCAGTCCACGGCGGACTCGGGTCCCGCGGTGATGTCATGGGGCAGATCGACGGCGTCCGTGACGGTGCCGCCCAGGTCGACCACGCCGAGCCGCGCGTGGTGGCTGCCGAGGTCGGCTGCGACCGCGACGCCTCCGTGCGCGGCGACCCGCAGGAGACGTGGCCTGCGACCGCCGCGCGAGGCTCCCTCTCCGGACTCGCTCAGGAGCCCCGCGTCGACCAGTTCCTGCACGCGCAGAGAGACCGTCGAGGGGGCGAGGCCCAACTCGCGTACGAGATCCGCCCGGGAAGTGGCCGCCCCCGATGAGACCAGGTGGACGATGTGCTGCGCCGACCCCGGTTCGCCGAGTGGTGTTCCGGCCATGCCGCCCCCCGTTGTTGCCTGTTGCTTCGAGTTTCTACTTCGACCGCGGCACGAAGACTAGGTCTCCTCGAATCAAGTCCGCTACCCCCGCCGGGTTTTCGGGTCTCTTCCGAACGAAGCTATTGACTTGTTTTTCGCGTGCGGCCTAGCGTTCGGGCGCCGCCCCGTCGTTCTCCGGCACGGGGCCGCCCCCGTCCCCCTGGGAGGCCCATCGCCATGCGTTCACATCGTTCCGCGGCGGCAGCTCTGCTCGTCCTCGCGATGGTCCTCACCGGCTGCGTCCGCGAGGGCGGCCGCATCGACATGGGCCCCACCGGCGGCACCCCCGTCGAGGGCGGCACGGCGACGATGGCCCTGCCCCCGGCCGCGACACCCAACTGGATCTTCCCGATCGGCGCACCCGGCTACGGCGCCTCGTACAACAGCGGCATCTACTCACTGCTGTTCACGCCGGTGTACGACGCCGTGCAGGACAAGGCGAAGGGCGAGCTGAGCACACACGGCCCCGGCACGCTCGGTCTCACCCCCAGGTACGGCGACGGGAACAAGACGGTGACGGTGCCGCTGCGCGAGGGCGTCAAGTGGTCCGACGGGAAGCCCGTCACCGCGCGCGACGTGGAGTTCTGGTTCCGTCTCGTCAAGGCCAACAAGGCGGAGTGGGGCGGCTATTCGGTGGGCGCGATGCCGGACAACGTCAAGCGGTTCGAGACGCTCGACGACCACACCGTGCGCCTTCACCTGGCGCGCGCGTACAACCCGGACTGG
This window contains:
- a CDS encoding NADH:flavin oxidoreductase/NADH oxidase gives rise to the protein MSALFEPYTLRSLTVPNRVWMPPMCQYSALPEGPEAGVPQDWHFAHYAARAAGGTGLIIVEATAVSPEGRISPYDLGIWNDTQVEAFRRTTAFLKSQGTVPGIQIAHSGRKGSTGRTWTGGGPVGPEEYGWQPVAPSPVAFDERHPVPAELTVEQIREVVGQFADAARRSLDAGFEVAEIHGAHGYLIGEFLSPHSNKRTDAYGGSYENRTRFALEVVDAVRAVWPEDKPLFFRISATDWLEEAGWTADDTVRFATGLKEHGIDLLDVSTGGNAAGVRIPVEPGYQVPFAARVKAETDLAVAAVGLITDVEQAEKILAGGEADAVLLGRELLRNPSWARHAAREVGAEVHVPDQYHRSV
- a CDS encoding HAD family hydrolase, encoding MIETIVFDVGETLTKDDRYWASWADWLKMPRHTVSALVGAVVAQGGDGLDALRLISPDMDIASAYHARESAGRGEHLAESDLYPDVRPALGGLHKLGVRVIVAGNATSRAAELLRDLDLPADLVVTSGDWGVAKPDPAFFARVLEVAQAGPRETLYVGDHPAHDVFPAKQAGLRTAHIRRGPWGHLWADDAAVAEAADWQIDSLTALAALIGH
- a CDS encoding FAD-dependent oxidoreductase, which translates into the protein MLHVAVVGSGPSGVYAAQSLVQQDLVPRVRVDVLDRLPCPYGLVRYGVAPDHEKIKSLQNNLRTVLEHERVRFLGSVEIGPGALPPARLLDLYHAVVYCVGAAADRRLGVPGEDLPGSHSATEFVSWYSAHPDVLTDGFEQDGFVRGVESAVVIGVGNVAVDVARILVRGVAELLPTDMPDAALGVLAGSRVREVHMVGRRGPSQARFTTKELRELGALPDTEVVVDPAELALDPAYADPSGLPAASRRNIEVLRGWAERPPRGLPRRIRLRFFLRPVALTAGAAGRVAGARFERTLPDGRGGVSGSGQYEDIPAQLVLRSVGYRGVPLDGLPFDPERGTVPHAAGRVLRDGAPSPGEYVAGWIKRGPTGVIGTNRPCAKETVQSLLDDAPDLVRRGVPEDPLAGLRAAGVRPVEWPGWLAIERAEAELGRSLGRGVVKIPDWAGLRRAAQGQ
- a CDS encoding VOC family protein, giving the protein MTVHKNAVLVLDCSEPEQLAEFYAGLLGAEVRLSKDPDYVEITNENGVCLAVHRERDYIPPSWPRPEDSQQAHLRIMVARHDMDEAEREAVGHGARPVDTKNNSGPRDTRTYSDPAGHSFTLAAIPE
- a CDS encoding HAD family hydrolase — protein: MTIKGALFDFSGTLFRIEPTEAWLRAVADDLGVPFAEDELARAAAGLERVGAMPGGAVPVAVPARLAGLWAQRDRSAEQHRAAYTGVAREVALPDPRLYDALYERHMTPEAWRPYGDAAEVLAGLRDRGVRVAVVSNIGWDLRPVFRAHGFDAYVDAYVLSYEHGIQKPDPRLFALACEALGADPRDTLMVGDDRRADGGAAALGCALHFVDHLPADRRPDALRPVLDLAG
- a CDS encoding ArsR/SmtB family transcription factor encodes the protein MTTAASSRTLAHPEPEEIRLDAVLHALADPMRMRIVRDLAREEGAELACSHFGLPVTKSTSTHHFRVLRESGVIRQIYRGTAKLSVLRRDDLDALFPGLLDSVLAAAAREAERLGADG
- a CDS encoding phosphatase PAP2 family protein; the protein is MHPASLDSPTRPPAHRAARAAALFCVPSLLLLLLVALEWKPLISLDEGIARTTHRWAVADPGLTRASRILTDWVWDPWTMRALCAVTVLWLAARGARRLALWFAGTCVAASVVQQALKAAVDRPRPVWSDPVDSAHYAAFPSGHAMTAAVVCGMLLWLLRLYGVGRTAWRAAVTLAVLSVTGVGVTRVWLGVHWPTDVLGGWLLGALTVALAVTTYAYGPGRHGASGS
- a CDS encoding DUF5134 domain-containing protein, coding for MHGPTQAAWLLVALCAATGAYCLLRMRSRIEEQRRTAGGEALMGFGMAVMAVPAAVVALPRWAWLGYAAVFGAAALHALWAARTSRHHLHHLVGACAMVYMSLAMITTPGAHAGHGGAGLPVLTGALLLYFAGYVLWSGARLAPAGTVTAVRGGSGGPPALGWGDRPELALACRLSMGIGMLAMLLTL
- a CDS encoding TetR/AcrR family transcriptional regulator, with protein sequence MSPRSPSVNEELRRRSRERLLQATVELVGERGYEATTLGDIADRAGAARGLVSYYFPGKRQLLQSAVHRLMHRTLEAALEREPIPEDGTDSTGGAEGAERLARAIDAILGLARDEPLLMRTHMAGILQAEGFVQCPEQQRLAELLRDTVVRYGSDDVDRDYPLLRALLMGAVFALLIPGAPMPLATLRAELFQRYGLDWALGVPPSGAPPDADGGGAERLGRAP
- a CDS encoding M56 family metallopeptidase codes for the protein MMVPVALLLLGALTAVVAPRMLARADWPEREPVVALWAWQCVVAGVLLCCALSMTLSAAAAWQAVRGHVFAPAPHAVVEAYALQAPGPWAAATAVALACGGVWTAAMLTREIALARARRAGRRAELLVRAPLLPGEEPGADRLVVLEGERPDAWWLPGQAPQLVITTAALRRLKGRQLDAVLAHEQGHAQARHDWLLHCSGALAAGFPQVRVFAAFRDQMHRLVELAADDVASRRFGRLTIALALVELNEDRGVFGPCPTPHAHVPHRVHRLLSAHPRLTTARRLRLTATAALVPVIPVLVTFVPGLRALG